From the genome of Hippoglossus stenolepis isolate QCI-W04-F060 chromosome 13, HSTE1.2, whole genome shotgun sequence:
TCAGCCATATTGGATTCCATGCAGAGTACGCACCACCTGCAGGTATGAAGCATTTGATAATGTAACCAGATTCTTAGCGAGAGAGAACGAGCGGACATCTCAGAACATTTTTAAGTGCATTCAGACCTGTACTTAGTGCTGACCACTTGtaatcagatctctcaggacagacgTGGTCATAGATCATAAccagttttttgtgtttgtccgTTTACAGACCCAGCTTATGGAGAGGGTATCTACTTTGCTGGCACAGTGAGGAAAGCCATGGAAGTGTGGAAGGAGCGCAATGAGACGTACTTGTACCTTGTGGAGGCCGAGGTGCTGACAGGAAACTCCACCCCTGGCAGACCAGGTCTCATTCTACCAGTTGTGGGGACACACCCACAAATATTCGACAGTGTGAGTGGAGGACCTGACCTCTCTGTCATATTCAGTGGTTACCAGGCTCTGCCCAAGTACATCATTACCTGTACGGTGGCCTGAGGAGCCATTTCTCCACTCTTTCCTATTACACATTAAAGAATCAGTCCCGTGTTAATCTAAACCTGAAGTTCCCTCTTAATGCATGTTAACACtgtgagaaatgaatgaatcaatttGCCTTTGCCTTTGAAACTATATAAACCAGaccagtatataaatataaatactaatATCCACTGAGGACCTGGATGAACACGCACGCAAACTTTacctgcattttaaaaaatatatgattttgattttaaaatgacctTTTTCTGGAGCCTTATACAAACTAAATAAGCAAATCGTGGGGATTATTAAAACATGACCAGGGAATAAAAAGCTGTAAGAATGAATGAGGATGATGCTGCTCTGGTTCAGTGACCACAGGAGAGAAgccctgcaacacacaacaggaCAGGATCAacttatattaaataaatgagagAAACATACATTTATGACAAGTGGCTCGTTGACACCGTTTCAAAGGAAtgttatcttaaaaaaaaaaatttgagtTATCCAGTCATTTGTATTAGATTATACTGAATGCTGATAATCTGCGAAgatcagaaaatgtatttatggcTGTGTGGTGTATTCACAGATTCATAAAACtctggtgtggatctggatcagggggcaggtCATTTATCAACATCTCAGAGAGTAATTCTTGATTCAAGTCAGACATGTAAAGGGAtctaatgaattaaaatgtagtttcataaggggactggaaaaaaatatatgtactCTACTGCCactcattattattgttgtgtatTGACCGCCTAAGTTTGTTCCTTCACGCTCACTGTCACGCCCCCTTTATGTTACGTGCTTACGGTGTTGCAATCCCCTGTTCTGTGTACGAACTAATACAGGTTTACGAGCAGGTCTCCCGTGTATTCATTATTGGCGATAATAGCGTGAGTACACAACAAAACTGGCGACGAGGATTATGCGTTCTCACGTTGTGTTTGGTATTTTCGGTTGAAAGTCCGAGTTTAccggaattttttttttttggcggATATACGGCGCGAGATCGTGGCTAACGGGGCGACGGCGCAAGCTAGCTGCTACAGCGTGGATGAGACGGCACCTGCACGGAGAACAGCGCTGCCGCCGGGGAGGAGGAAACCCCGCGGAACAATGGACTTCATACTCCGAGAGGTTTGAGTTTTTCGTACTGGCTAACAAGATTAAAGGAGATGTATTAGTGCCAACATTCTTAAGTGTCATGGGAGCAAAAACTTTCAACCTACTACGTAGTCTTGTGCAACCTGACAAGCCAGGGGACAGGTCCTATGAGGAAATAGTGAAAATAATAGGAAGTCACTACTCCCCTAAGCCACTCGTTATTGCTGAGAGGTTCAGATTCCATAAAAGGAACCAGGAAGAGGGTGAATCTGTTTCACAGTTCGTTGCTGTACTGAAACAGTTATCTGAACATTGTGCATTTGGACTTTCACTCAATGACACTATACGTGACAGATTGGTGTGTGGTCTACGCAGTGAGTCTATTCAGAAACGCTTACTTACAGAGGATAGCCTGAAACTGGAAAAAGCCATAGAGATAAGCAAGTCAATGGAGATGGCTGCCCGAGAAGCACAGCAGCTAAGTACATCAACCCAAGTCCATAGGTTGTCTTTTGAGTCCAAGAACAAGGCAGCGAGCAGGACATCTGTTATGGACAGTGATGATGCAtactgggttagggttagtgttaACCCTGCTGGAGAACAAAGCAGTGCGGATGCAGGTGGAGAACAAAGCAGTGCGGATGCAGGTGGACACCGGTACACGTGTATCCATGGTATCAGAAACTGTTTAcaaggagaagctgcagcacgTCACTCTTCGAGGGACTAAGTTGAAGTTACGGACCTACACTGGTGAGCCTGTTCCAGTGTTAGGAGTCGTGGAACGTGGAACACCACAATCAGAAAAAGACTCATTGTATATCATTCCAGGAAAACGTCCAGCTCTGCTAGGCCGCAGGTGGCTGAGGAAGCTCAGACTGAATTGGCAAGAAGTGTTCATGGTCAATGATGGAGACACGGGCCTCCTACAGGAGATCCTGAAGAAGCACTCCAACGTTTTTGATGGAGAACTTGGCAGCATGAACGACATTACAGTTAAGCTGACAGTTAAATCAGGAAGTGCACCAAAATGCTTTAAGGCTAGACCTGTTCCATATGCTATCAAACCCAAGGTAGAGGCAGAATTAAACAGGTTAGTGCAGTGTGGTGTATTGGAACCCGTGAGCACAAGTCAATGGGCTACACCGATTGTTCCAGTTATAAAAAAAGATGGGTCTCTAAGGATCTGTGGTGATTTTAAAGTCACTGTGAACCCTGTCTTGACTGTAGAACGGTATCCATTACCCCTCATCGATGAACTCTTTGCAGGCTTGGCTGGAGGACAGAAGTTTAGTAAGATAGATTTATGTCAGGCATATCTCCAGATGCATGTTGATCCAGAGTCACAGGAACGGTTGACCATAGTGACACAAAAAGGTCGTTTCAGATAACCGAAGGCTCCCTTTTGGGATTACCTCTGCTCCAGCTCTTTTCCAAAGAGCAATGGACCAGATTCTGAGTGGGCTACCAGGGGTCCAGTGTTACCTGGATGATCTGCTTATAACGGGACCAGATGAGCACTCACACTTAAGACTGGAGGAGTATGGTCTGAGAGTCCGAGAAGACAAATGTGAGTTTTTCAAGCTTTCTGTCGAGTACCTGGGGCACGTAATCGACAGCACTGGACTCCACAAGGCACCCTCAAAAGTGAGGGCTATTGTGGATGCTCCATCCCCAAAGAATGTGAGTCAGTTGAGGTCATTCCTTGGCTTGCTGACATACTATGCAAAGTTCATGCCTAACCTTTCGAATAAGCTGAAACCACTGCATGAGCttctaaataaaaccaagacTTGGAAGTGGATGGACAAATGTGAGACAGCTCTTAAAGAAGTGAAGATAGCTCTCTCTCAATCTGAGGCCCTAATCCACTTTGACCCCAAATTACCAATTCAGCTGGCATGTGACGCCTCACCTTATGGTGTGGGTGCAGTAGTGTCACACATTATACCATCAGGGAAAGAGAGACCAATTGCCTTTGCATCAAGGACACTGAGCAAAGCAGAAGGCAATTACGCACAGATTGAGCGTGAAGCACTGTCTATAGTGTTTGGAGTGAAGAAATTCCATCAGTTTCTTTTCGGCAGGAAATTCACGCTACTGACAGACCATCGACCTCTCACCTCGATCTTTGGTCCTCATACTGGCATTCCGTCACTTGCAGCCAGTCGTATGCAGCGATGGGCTTTGTTATTGTCTGCCCACCAGTATGACATCAAGTATAGGAAGTCGGACCAGCATGGGAATGCAGACGGGCTCTCAAGGCTCCCGCTACCTGTCGTGCACACTGAGTCAACACAGGCTGAGATTTTCTATTTCAAGGATGTGGCGGCTGCTCCTATAACCTCGACTCATGTGAGGAGGCACACACGCACTGACCCAGTCATGTCTGAGGTTATGGACATAGTCGCTCggggaaggaaaggagaggtgACACCGAGTTTGAAGCCTTACCTGGTAAGAAGAAATGAGCTTTCAGTCCAGTCTGGATGCCTATTATGGGGCTATCGTGTCATTATTCCACCGCCACTAAGAGAGAAAGTACTGGACGAGCTCCACTCTGGACACTGTGGTGTGGTGCGAATGAAAGAAATCGCACGCAGTTATTTCTGGTGGCCAGGCCTGGATGCAGCTATAGAGGAGAAAGCAAAGTCATGCTCTGCCTGCCAGAAAGTAAGAAGCCTCCCACAGCTGGCTCCATTACATCCATGGGACTGGCCTGAAGAACCATGGCAAAGAGTCCACATAGACTTTGCTGGACCACTAGAGAACTGCATGTTCTTAGTTGTAGTCGACGCCCATAGCAAATGGCCTGAGGTTGCTGTCATGAAGAGCACCTCCTCAGAGAGAACCATTGAAGAGCTAAGGTCTATCTTCAGCCGTTTTGGTCTTCCACAACAGCTTGTTAGTGATAACGGTCCGCAACTAGTGTCTGAAGAGTTCAAGACATTAATGGAAGAGAACGGTATTCAGCACCTCAAGTCTGCGCCATATCACCCAGCTACCAATGGGCTCGCTGAAAGATTTGTACAGACCATGAAGCAAGCTCTCATGTCCTCTCAAGGTACCAAGTCCCTCAACAGGCGCCTCAGTGCTTTCCTGTTGTCATACCGAAATGCACCTCATGCTACGACAAAGGTGTCTCCTGCCGGGGCTATGCTCAAGAGACAACTTCGCACTCGACTTGACGTCCTGAGACCTCAAAAGACAGAGTTTGTGCACCTACAACAGAGAGCTCAAGTGGAGGTTGAGCAAAAGCAAAGTTCCGGAGCTTCACAGCTGGAGACATGGTTCTCGCCCAGAACTATACAAAAGGGATAAAGTGGATGCCTGCTACAGTTGTTGCAAAAACAGGCCCTGTGTCATACACAGTTGAAACACCTAATCACCTCATCTGGAGAAGACACATCGATCAACTGCTCCACACTTCCCATGATGACTCACCTGAGCCACCATCCCTTGTTCCAGAGCAGGAGGCCTACCAGGAACAACATCTATCCCCAGAAGAACCCCTGACGCAACCTTCAGTACTGGACACTAGGGCTCCACGATTATGGCCAAAATCATAATCACGATTATTTTTGATCAATATTGAGATCACGATTATTTATCACgattattcattaattttagGGACAAGATCTTTTTATTGCACTTTCACGTTTACATGAACAAGAACACTGCTTCCACTTCCATTGTTGTGCTACATTCTGGCTAATGTACAGATCTTTGCATCAGACTGGTCCTTATCACAGTGCATCTCATagaaggaaaatataaataaaatagtatCAACACCTTTTACCCAAAATTAAATCAACAGAGCACTGCTTTCACTTCCATGTTGTACTACATTCCAGCTAATGTACACGTCTTTGCAGCTGTGACATCCCTTTGTATTTCCCCCCCGACGTTTTTCATACAGTGCAGGTAATGCCTGTTTGGAGAAATAATTGCGCGAGGGGATCACGTATCTCTTGTCTAGTGTCTTGACCATTTTTCTGAAGCCTTCATTGCTCACAGTATTTATTGGACACGTCTTTGGTCAAATGAAATGCGATTGCATCCGTTATTTCAGTGTGTCTTTGGGAGGTGGATGGATACGCTGTCGCGCTATGCAGGGTCGCTGTTATGGTTTTCTGGGTTGACGTTGGACATGGACGGAGATTCAGTGAGGTAACGTTAGCTTTGGCCTTAATGCATTCGTCGTACTGTGGTTTCTGGTGATTTTTCAGGTGGTTGAACAAGTTAGTTGTATTGCTATGCGGCGCAGACACAACTCTAACGCACTCTGTGCATATGATTTGTTCTTGGTTAACATCACTTGCCCTAAATCCAAAAAACTTCCAGACAACGGATTATGATCCTTTTCGAGGGACTAGCTCCTCGCCTTCTGCTCCTGACATTTGATTTACCTTTCACACGACACCCGTGACCGTCTGCTCTCTGTtctgttgtctgtctttctACTCTTCTACTAATACTGCAGGCAGAACTTTTTTTGAGGCTGCCGCTGCAGGGTGCGCGCATGACACCTCCCATCTCGttctccccctggtggttggctgacTGTTAGTTGAGGAAGCGCTTGATTTGATATGTAACAGAGCACGCATTTTAAACGTCAATATCACTGACGATCATGCTCATTTAATTGTGGCAGCCAAAATCGTGATCGCGATTAAAATTCGATTAATTGTGCAGCCCTGCTGGACACTGTTCCGTGCACACTTAGCCCTGATCAGGTGCCTACCCGAGGCATCACTTCTCCCAGACCAGGAGTCATACAGTCCCCTACAAGAGACAAGGTGACTGACTTGTCTACAGGTCGTACCTACCCCAGAAGAGACAGACGGCCTCCTGATAGACTGAACTTGTAGAGTAGAGACTAACCCTTGACATTGGGGCAGAATAATCCCCAGGGTTTAGTCCGGGAATTGAGGTAGTCTACCCTCTTTCCCTAGTTTAGGCAAGTTCTATAGCCAAAACAAGTTGTTAAAAGTTCATTATAGAAGTaagaaatacagtaaataacattgtgatatattgaaaagaaaagaaaaaaagggtgTTTGATGCAGAGACATTTCAGAAAAGATACTGAGAcggtaaaatgtttatttttgttaaaggAGCATCAAAGGTAAAGGGGGAGGGATATGTTGTGTATTGACCGCCTAAGTTTGTCCCTTCACGCTCACTGTTACGCCCCCTTTATGTTACGTGCTTACGTTGTTGCAATCCCCTGTTCTGTGTACAAACTAATACAGGTTTACGAGCAGGTCTCCCGTGTCTCCCGCGTATTCATTATTGGCGATAATAGCGTGAGTACACAacaattatcattattatcatccCTCCCCTCTTTACCACGCTCACCCCCAACTGGCCGAGGCAGATGGCCGACAACACTCGTTCTAGAGGTTTCTCccagtaaaatatatatatatatatatatttatatataatatatataaatcttgaccttactatgtaaagtaccttgagataatgtgtgttgtaATTTTGCACTAtccaaataaagttgaattaaatattaatatacagTGCAACTGAAATGATGGTGAAAAATATGCTTTTCCTCAAGATTCGCTGACTCCCGTGGTTTTATTTAAACGTCCACATAAACTCCATCCCATACACATGCAGGATTTCAACTGGTTTTCCTTTTCCTTATCTTGGCAACAGGAGGGAAGACTGTATATGCACACTTGCAGTATGTCCTGCAGATGGAGCCAGAGATTCGAGCAATGCTGACAACACCTCCACCCAATGATGAATATATCGCACTGTACTTTCAGAGAAACCTGAGGAGACCAAACTTTATTACCACATCGTAAcaatcatatatttatattactgttataaattcaaataattAAATCTGAATGGGATGAATCTCAAAGTTGTATGAAAGGTTCATTGAAGTGATTATGTATGATTTCAGAGAATCAATTGCCTTAAACTGGAGAAAAGAGATGAAACAAAAGCTTAGTGTCTGGTTGaatattcacttttattttgaaagcttgagaggaaaaacacaaatttcacACCGAGAAGcaaactttgtgctttttttggGTTTGACATATTCTACCTGGTGTGTACTACAAGGCTAtgtaaatttgaagaaattgaCACATATTTAAACTGATATTTCTTTCAATACTACAATTTCCTATGTGTGGTGCTCTAATAGACATAAATGGACACAACTGTGAAGCTCGACTTATCAACtctaaatcaaataaagaaaacgcTGAACAAGCAAGTGTGCTCTTATGAACTTCTAATTACACCGCGTTTATTGGAACAGCAGTTAACTTCCATACTCCTCTCAAAACCAAAAGTAATCGCTAATCTGAATTTCAAAACCAGTTTGTATCCCATGATTTCCTTCAGGAGAGCAGGTCCATCATTCTCGACACTCAATTATCGGTTTGATTATACAAAGAATAACAtacaggcaaaaacaaaaatctgtttgcAATCATTCGCCTTTCTTGACATTGTTATGTGATCAATGTATGGTTCATTTCCAAGGCACCATGTGGCTCTGATTCCTGACTCTTGTGATTATTACTTGATTACTAAATACCTTCTTTAACCAAATACCTCAAGTAGATGGGAAAACAAATGCGATTATTCAGCTGATGTGAAACAAAGACTAAGTGTTTTTAACGCAGTATAAAATGTGGAGACATTTGGTCCTTGTTATGTCAGAACATCGTGGCGTTACTTGAATGTGATCAAATACTCCGGATAAGCCTGGACGTCATGAAAGATGATGAACATGTTGGGATTAGCCATGTTGTCCACGACACTGTCGTACAACTGAAGGGACGTGTTGCTCTTGGCTGGTGGTAcgaccatgtttttttttccaagcgTGTAATCCCCGGTCAGCACTTGGCAGAGGTACATGCACTTCTCCCCTTTCAGATTCGGCCGGGAGTATGTGTCCTGGGCAGAGTAGTTGGCATTGACAGCAAAGTACGTGCCGTTGCcaaaacaagcagctgaaaatgaaacagcagcaaaaatgttttgttttaatttatctgtGAGCATGTCTTCCATTCGCTGAAGTTAATATGAAGaaataactgaaaaacaactaGCGTTCagaatattcaataaaataaaaaaaatattaatgtttttgaaCCATTTCAGTTTAGCAATAAAGGTAAAGGAAGAGTCTGGTGAAACTTTGTCCCATATTTTCATCATAAACTTCTCACCGTTCTTTCCTGCGTAAGCCCTGTTGAAGCCATTTTCATTAATCGTGTTCACTATGGTCTCAGTGGTGCCGTGGAACAGACGCCTCTCGTTGTTTGAATGACCGTTTCGCTGCTCAATGTCACGCTTCTTGACCTGTAGGCTCTTCCAGAACATTGGGTTCTGGATCCTGTCAATCTAAATAGGAGGGAAAAGTAAATTTGTGACGATCCCatagcacattttaaaagtatatttgtttcacccagataaaaattgcaattttcttttcGTACTCTAAATTGGACGATACGAAAAGACCTGGTGTCGTGGATAACATGCATATGCACAAAACAGGGTCTGATAgatgcgtacgccacttctcaaGCAAACGTGaggatctataaaaacaaacctgacgGGAGAATGTGCACACTTGTACgctaactctgacccatgcgtagGGAACTGTTTGGGGGAAGGGACgtgcagacgtgaggtggtgatttgaagccagattattgatccacttcagGAGCGTAATCAAAGAAGTTCTATGACATTCActctctgtatgtatttgtttttcaatggGTTTACAATGTGAGCattcatcacttccatacagggttagtagcatacacCTGTAAAAACGTTatatatgttgttattttttaaatgcacaggTATCAAATTGTTATCAGGAAGGAAAACATTGGTATTGAAACATCTCCACAACAAAACTTTCTGCTCTAGTAACAAAGCAGTGTCACTAAAACATGATGTTTTAAATACAGCGCATTTTAAATGAGGACTACCTTGATGACTGTTTGTTTGCACGAGGCCTGGAATAGATTCAGGACTTCACCGTACTCTGGTGTTTCCTCATGGATAGGGACAGCCACACACGTAGTGTTTGGGGGCATAGCATCCCAGTGCTCAGGTACTTCATCTAGAGACAAAATTCGAGAGGTCAAAAAGTGAAATTGTGCTAAAACAGGGAAAgaagacagaacagacagaactcTCATCAGTCAGTGAAATACCTTTCAGTTTGTCAATTCTCCTTATCTGCAATGCGTCTCCCTTTCTGTTGGTGGCCGGTCCGTTTGGCAGAGTGACGGTGTAGTCTTGACCTTGGACGTTGACTTTTACATCTGTCCGCTTCTTTTGCATTGCTTGCTCAAGCTGGAAGTTTGTTATTGGATCAAAGCTTTGATACTGGAGCCCTTGCTGTTGGTACTGCCAGTCTGCAACTGTGCTTACCATCACCACGTACTTCTTCAGGTCCTCATCATCCTTCACCTTTTTCATCATTGGCATAAATCTCAAGGGTGGCTTTGAGTACGCATTGCTGAATCCCCAATGGTTAATTCAACCTGATCCTTGCCTCGATCCCGATGCTCACGCCCACGCATCTTCTGATGTCAATAATCTGCTGGTGGTCCGCGGCCGAAAAGCTGGGAGGATATGTCTTTTTAATGGTGTTTCTTTTGGTTTTGATCTTTGGTTATCAGATCATTGATCCACTGCTTGGCCGAGACCACTTTGGCCTGTGTGTCACCGCAGATGTGGAAGCAAGCCGGGTCGAATGCCACTGGCGTGATGACAAAGTCTTCTTCTTTACGGGGCTTGCCAGCAGTTTCACCCACAAGGAATGACAGAGAACAAATCTGCCGCTTACATTATTCATCTCAGCATTCAAACCAGACTATGGATGAAAGGAACATGAACACAAAAATGATTCACCCTCTGTACTAGGGCTGCTACTTTCTATCCGTAAAAACATGCGgttcatattcaaactgtaatAACCTGTTCGATTTCAAATTATGCAGTCTAGAAGCATTTGATATTTAGAAAATGTGACAGCCCTGTTCTGTACTTACTGATTTTTTCCACCACCCATCATCCTTAATACTGGGTTTACTGGCAGCTTTGTGCTCTGGGTTGCATACTGCTGTGGAACTCGTCAGCAACGTGCTTGGAAATAACAATCCGAATAGTCTTCAGAGCCATGAGTGTTTTGGCTCAACACGCGATCACTGGGCACAAATATGGATCTGCCACCTGTCGTGACTGCACATTGCCTTGACCTGAGAGGGTAGAGCATAATCAAAGCTGCACAAGGCAGTGCAGGAATCATCActtgtaaaacacacactgaggaaccATGACTGTGTTCATTCTCTCTTGAATCAATAGAATTCAAGTGTAAACACAAATTTTCACACAAAATCATCTCCAAGTTGATTTAAAACTCAGACTTCCATATAATATATACCCAGACTCACCTAGCCATCATATAAATGAGACAGAGGCGTAGGCGTTTTTCACACACATCTCAAGTGCACTTTTAACAACCGGGCTTGATTTTTCCTGGTCGGTCTGTCCGATCACGTGGAGGATCTTCTTACAACTTAGGTTACCTGGATCGTCATTATCATGCCCTGTTGGGCAGGGCACCCATGTGAAGACAATGGACGGTATTAGTatttaaaccaaaataaataattacaaggCACTAATTGTGAATGAATTTGTATCTTGATATAATTCGATGCCCAGAACTAAGCAAGAATATTGTTTAACTGTGGCAAGTCAGGGTTACAGTGTCATAAACAGTTTTAAGTGTAAATGTTTCATTACCAAGTGTGTTGGCACTCTCCTTCAACAGCCTGACCAGCTGCTTCTAGAATAGCCTTGGATATCTTTGGTGGAGGGAAAGACATCAAATAATATGATAATGTATGGATACAACTTAAATTGTAGTTGTTCTGCATAGCTGAAACATTCCCTCTTCTCGCTGTTTATTTACCTGACTTGAGAGAGAAGTTTCTACTGGAGGAGTTGACAATGACCTCACTGGTCTCCTTGCTATGTCTCCGTGACCACCTGTATGGTGACGCTCCCATTTTGGTCTCATGCACTCCTGCGCCGGGAAAGGTTAACGCTTGAGAAGGGACCTTGTTGCACTGAAAGAAATTAACAGCAAATCAaccaaataatcaataaaaatacatttgagaaTAACTGATCCATTCAgatcattttttaattgaatcaTTTTGTTGTGGATTTCTTATATTTCTAAAAGCATCGATATTTACTGcacataaaaatgttgaaaagatgtttgctcaatgtttttttgtggggAAACCTGTGGGTGCTGGACCACCTGAGGCACTGGGGAAATTGTCAAATTCATCCTTAAAGGCCTGTAGACAGAATCAGAACTTCCACTAAACACTCACAAATATTATCAATACATCACCAAAACATTACAAGAGCAGATGTTCATAAACATGGACATAATTGACCATCGCTGATTTGTCATTAAGCATTTCATGGGAAAATAACACAGAACTACCTCCAAAGCTTCTTCTGTTTCCTTTACCTGGACTGCCTTTTGCATCGCCTGATAAAGGACAATGACAACCTCCCTTCAGGTGCTTAGGTTTTTTCATGCTAAACGCTGAGATTTCACTAACATCGAAGAGGCGACAGGTGTCTTGGGAAACAAAGCTCTTATGCGACAGCAGGTAAAGAAATGAGGTCAGGCCAGTGTCCTCTGCCTTGTCCAAGTGTTTCTGAAAATGGCACTCAAGATCTGGGAGGCAAAGTATTTGATGCTTTAAGATCAGGTACCAGGCTACTGAAAGTTTACACTGCTGCATACACTTACTATCCCATGCACCTAGATGAATAATaagtataatatagtataatcctaaaataacatttagcaacagaaaagaggaaaagtggTAGATCTGGAGGCATGTTCCATATGATACAGTATTGAATACAGACTCAGATGATAGAGCATGTTACCCTTTCAGTTGCGCCTTGTCCCTTGTCCCAATGAGGTGCAATTGCATGAAAGACTTTTCTGCTCTTCAGTTGGCAAGCCGCTCGTCAGCAATGACCTCACCAAATGTCCTCTGGCCTCTGGGCATTTATCAACTGCTGATTGGGTCCGCCATGGCAGTATTGCATTTGAAACTGCTCCTTGTTCAGTTCAAGATCTTCGACGAGTGCTGCAAATCACTCTCAGTCTAAGAAAAACGGAATGTTATCAGTTCTTCATTTAACAACATCCTTATTAGACCAAAAGTCTGGGAGTTAGTCTGAGCAATCAGTCAGTATTTAAAGGTAGGGCTggtgttgtttctgaaacactttttttcgTATTtattgaaatcctcttcacatcctgaTAGCCATGTGACAATCGAAAAAGCATGTCCCAAGTGTCTGTGGCTCTTGAGGGACTGTAGTTAACACAACCAATAATTCTGGTAATTAAATGACGACCATAGGCTGATGTACCGGTCTGTCACTAACCAGCGTGCACTCCTGCCCATGCACTCAGTGCACATGACCAGTCTTCACGCCAGAGAGACATACACTGGCCGAAGCAGAGAAGACagtgggatgtatcggttgcattttttcaaagagTAGTCTGCTCTCATAGCTTTTTTCACGCtttaccaaccctagctttaatttATTCTAGTATTTGTCGCCACACTCTAGAAAGCATGTTTAActagaaacatttttaaattctatttaCTGTGGGTATCCTGATGTTTCCTTGAGTAAGAGTGGATATTCAAGCCTCTTTGGTTGTCACTTGACCCAAGCAGTTTGGGTCAGATTGGGCAGATCTTAGCCTGTGTCAGACTTGGAGACGCGGTTTGAAGAGTGACTCCACTATTTCCAAATTCACTTTTGACAGCTCTCTCCATAGCCTGAACAGCAGCGCTCGCCATTGTTCACCAAATGGATCTCCTTCAGGGTGTTGTCATTATACTTCCTTAACACAGTGTTCCTTCACTGCCTTGATGATGGTCAGCGCACACAAATCAAGAGGAAAGCTTTGCTCCCATGGTGGGCAGAGCCACAGTGATGCAGCCATGCCTTCAGC
Proteins encoded in this window:
- the LOC124851068 gene encoding protein mono-ADP-ribosyltransferase PARP14-like, which translates into the protein MPMMKKVKDDEDLKKYVVMVSTVADWQYQQQGLQYQSFDPITNFQLEQAMQKKRTDVKVNVQGQDYTVTLPNGPATNRKGDALQIRRIDKLKDEVPEHWDAMPPNTTCVAVPIHEETPEYGEVLNLFQASCKQTVIKIDRIQNPMFWKSLQVKKRDIEQRNGHSNNERRLFHGTTETIVNTINENGFNRAYAGKNAACFGNGTYFAVNANYSAQDTYSRPNLKGEKCMYLCQVLTGDYTLGKKNMVVPPAKSNTSLQLYDSVVDNMANPNMFIIFHDVQAYPEYLITFK